A DNA window from Candidatus Sulfidibacterium hydrothermale contains the following coding sequences:
- the tgt gene encoding tRNA guanosine(34) transglycosylase Tgt, whose product MQFALQKTDDKTSARAGEITTDHGKIQTPIFMPVGTAGTVKGVHIRDVKEDVKAQIILGNTYHLYLRPGTKIIEEAGGLHRFNGWDGAILTDSGGYQVYSLSGTRKLDESGVLFRSHIDGSKHRFTPENVIDTQRSLGSDIMMAFDECTPYPCDYEYAKNSLDITHKWLARCVKRVEETSPKYGYGQSLFPIVQGSTFRDLRIKSAEVIASYGADGNAIGGLSVGEPHEVMYEMTALVCGILPKDKPRYLMGVGTPENILESIALGVDMFDCVMPTRNGRNGMLFTKNGIINIKNKKWENDFSPVDPEGTSFVDRQYSRAYLRHLFAARELLGGMIASQHNIAFYLWLVREARKHILEGDFAQWKAQMIPKIKQRL is encoded by the coding sequence ATGCAGTTTGCGTTACAGAAAACCGATGACAAGACATCGGCGAGAGCAGGAGAAATCACCACAGATCACGGAAAAATACAAACACCGATTTTTATGCCGGTGGGTACAGCCGGAACTGTAAAAGGAGTGCACATCCGTGATGTGAAAGAGGATGTAAAAGCCCAGATTATTTTGGGAAATACCTATCATCTTTATTTGCGTCCGGGAACAAAAATCATTGAAGAAGCCGGCGGGTTGCACCGGTTTAACGGCTGGGACGGAGCCATTCTTACCGACAGTGGCGGGTACCAGGTTTATTCGTTGTCGGGAACCCGTAAGCTGGATGAGTCGGGTGTTCTTTTTCGCTCACATATCGACGGTTCAAAACATCGTTTTACACCTGAAAATGTGATCGATACACAACGTAGCCTCGGCTCGGATATTATGATGGCTTTTGACGAGTGTACGCCGTATCCGTGTGATTACGAATATGCTAAGAACTCGTTGGATATTACCCATAAATGGTTGGCACGGTGTGTAAAACGGGTAGAAGAAACATCACCGAAATATGGTTATGGACAGAGTTTGTTCCCCATTGTACAGGGAAGTACATTTCGCGATTTACGGATAAAATCGGCAGAAGTAATTGCCTCGTACGGGGCTGACGGAAATGCCATTGGCGGCCTTTCGGTGGGCGAACCCCACGAAGTGATGTATGAAATGACCGCACTGGTTTGTGGTATTCTTCCCAAAGACAAACCCCGTTACCTGATGGGAGTAGGCACGCCGGAAAATATTCTGGAAAGCATTGCCCTGGGGGTGGATATGTTTGACTGTGTGATGCCGACGCGTAACGGGCGGAACGGAATGCTTTTTACAAAAAACGGAATTATCAACATTAAAAATAAAAAGTGGGAAAATGATTTCAGTCCGGTTGACCCGGAGGGAACCTCTTTTGTTGACCGGCAATATTCGCGGGCTTATCTGCGTCATTTGTTTGCTGCCCGGGAACTGTTGGGCGGAATGATTGCCAGCCAGCACAATATTGCGTTTTATCTTTGGCTGGTGCGCGAAGCCCGGAAACATATTCTTGAAGGGGATTTTGCCCAGTGGAAAGCACAAATGATTCCAAAGATAAAACAGCGGCTGTAA
- a CDS encoding IS110 family RNA-guided transposase produces MCKVIGIDVSKLTFDVAFQKKDEKFSFFKYSNDAKGFTKFMKIIDKEDLCVMEATGPYYLFLARFLFKQGVKVSVVNPLQIKHFVRMRMVKAKTDKKDALMIALYGQSEQPVLWQPDEPVIMQVQQIHSAIEGLQKQATMLHNQLEAFSRFPDCDKKVMRELRALLKTIKLKIAKLEAGILEKIKIHYANTFNALTSIPGIGPKTAAILIAITNNFQKFDNAKRLSSYVGLVPRIFSSGTSINGKGHITKMGNRYIRKLLYLCSWSAKKHNSQCIALYDRLSEKGKPERVIKIAIANKLLRQAYAIGTKLNKYEENYEKIFAF; encoded by the coding sequence ATGTGCAAAGTTATAGGAATTGATGTATCAAAATTAACTTTTGATGTTGCTTTTCAAAAAAAAGATGAAAAGTTCTCTTTTTTCAAATACAGTAATGATGCCAAAGGGTTTACAAAGTTTATGAAGATTATTGATAAAGAGGATCTCTGTGTAATGGAAGCAACAGGCCCTTATTATCTGTTTTTAGCCCGGTTTCTTTTTAAACAAGGGGTAAAAGTATCCGTAGTTAATCCATTGCAGATTAAACACTTCGTAAGAATGCGAATGGTAAAAGCCAAAACGGATAAAAAAGATGCCCTGATGATCGCTTTATATGGCCAATCAGAACAACCCGTTTTGTGGCAACCCGATGAGCCGGTGATTATGCAGGTTCAGCAAATTCATTCTGCCATTGAAGGTTTGCAAAAACAGGCAACCATGCTTCATAATCAACTGGAAGCATTTTCCCGGTTTCCTGATTGCGACAAGAAAGTAATGCGTGAGTTAAGAGCATTGTTAAAAACGATTAAACTGAAAATAGCTAAACTGGAAGCCGGAATACTTGAAAAAATAAAAATACATTATGCCAATACATTTAATGCGCTGACATCTATTCCGGGTATTGGACCAAAAACAGCGGCCATCCTGATAGCAATTACCAATAACTTTCAAAAATTTGACAATGCTAAGAGATTATCTTCTTACGTAGGGTTGGTTCCCAGGATATTTTCATCAGGGACAAGTATAAACGGAAAAGGACACATTACAAAAATGGGGAACAGATATATACGCAAGCTATTGTATTTATGTTCATGGTCAGCAAAAAAACACAATAGTCAATGTATAGCACTCTATGATAGATTATCAGAAAAAGGAAAGCCCGAAAGAGTTATAAAAATTGCAATTGCAAATAAGTTGTTAAGACAGGCCTATGCTATTGGAACAAAATTGAATAAATACGAAGAAAATTATGAAAAAATATTTGCTTTTTAA
- a CDS encoding RNA polymerase sigma factor, with translation MEISRNLTEKGRRDYKLIRRALDHGDQHAYAELLHHYYDGLYFMMLKMTQNPHDAEDLTIEAFGKAFKNLHQYTPEFAFSTWLFKIATNNCIDYMRTRSKTARAADGLPGQTEEDQPTRLPDENLDPEEQFIRSQKIKLMHEVVDKLKPHYKKLIELRYFKEYSYEEITKELNLPLGTVKAQLFRAREFLYNILKNSKERI, from the coding sequence ATGGAAATAAGCAGAAACCTTACGGAAAAAGGAAGAAGGGATTATAAACTTATCCGCAGGGCACTGGATCACGGTGACCAACATGCTTATGCCGAATTACTGCATCATTATTACGACGGACTGTACTTTATGATGCTGAAAATGACCCAAAACCCGCATGATGCCGAAGATTTAACCATCGAAGCTTTTGGGAAAGCATTCAAAAATCTTCACCAGTACACCCCCGAATTTGCTTTCAGCACCTGGCTGTTTAAAATTGCTACCAACAACTGCATCGATTACATGCGCACCCGCAGCAAAACAGCACGCGCCGCTGATGGCTTACCCGGCCAAACCGAAGAAGACCAGCCAACCCGTTTGCCGGACGAAAATTTAGACCCCGAAGAACAATTCATCCGTTCGCAAAAAATCAAACTGATGCACGAAGTAGTGGATAAGCTGAAACCACATTACAAAAAACTTATTGAGCTGCGCTATTTCAAAGAATACAGTTACGAAGAAATCACCAAAGAACTCAACCTTCCGCTCGGAACGGTGAAAGCCCAGCTTTTCAGAGCCCGCGAGTTTTTGTACAACATCCTGAAAAATTCGAAGGAGAGGATTTAG
- a CDS encoding LptF/LptG family permease → MKILDWYIIKKYLGTFFYSITLLILVVIVFDVSEKIDDFIKNNAPLHAIIFDYYLNFIPYFVNLFIYLFSFIAVVFFTSRLAGNTEIIAMLSSGISFRRLLRPYMMVAVFLAIFSFMLRSFLIPVTNHNLRIFTNKYIKKLVKDRERNIHVQLAPGTFAYVESYNIKRKTGYRFALEKFDGERMVYKLNSRKIIRDTVTHKWVIYDYYILKFDSLGNQKLLSGYMKDTTLPLKPTDLYKIKHRYEEMNYFQLNEYIRKEKERGSLSYKHYEVEKYKRFAGPVAILILTLLGVALTSRKVRGGIGMHLGLGLLLAFSYILLMQISVVFSTQGNLPPSIGVWIPNFIYLIIALYLLKKAPK, encoded by the coding sequence ATGAAAATTCTTGACTGGTATATTATTAAAAAATATCTGGGAACTTTTTTCTATTCCATCACTTTGTTGATTTTGGTGGTGATCGTTTTTGATGTTTCGGAAAAAATTGATGATTTTATCAAAAACAATGCTCCGCTGCATGCCATTATTTTTGATTATTACCTCAATTTTATCCCTTATTTCGTCAATCTGTTTATTTATCTGTTTTCGTTTATTGCCGTAGTGTTTTTTACATCCCGGCTGGCGGGAAATACGGAAATCATTGCCATGCTCAGCAGCGGGATCAGTTTCCGGCGGTTGTTACGGCCTTACATGATGGTGGCGGTTTTTCTGGCTATATTTTCTTTTATGCTGCGCAGTTTTCTTATCCCGGTAACCAATCATAACCTGCGTATTTTTACCAACAAATACATTAAAAAACTGGTCAAGGATCGGGAACGGAACATTCATGTTCAGCTGGCTCCGGGAACTTTTGCTTACGTGGAGTCGTATAATATTAAGCGGAAAACCGGCTATCGTTTTGCTCTTGAAAAATTCGATGGGGAACGGATGGTTTATAAACTGAATTCCAGAAAGATCATACGGGATACAGTAACTCACAAATGGGTGATTTACGATTACTATATTCTGAAATTTGACAGTCTGGGCAATCAAAAACTGCTGAGCGGATACATGAAAGATACCACGTTGCCGCTAAAGCCTACCGATCTGTATAAAATTAAGCATCGCTATGAAGAGATGAACTATTTTCAGCTGAACGAATATATCCGAAAGGAAAAAGAGCGAGGCTCCCTGTCGTACAAACATTACGAAGTGGAAAAATACAAGCGGTTTGCCGGTCCGGTGGCTATTCTTATTCTGACATTGTTGGGTGTGGCTCTTACCAGCCGTAAAGTCCGGGGTGGGATAGGAATGCACTTGGGGCTGGGGCTGTTGCTTGCTTTTTCGTACATTTTGCTGATGCAGATTTCGGTGGTTTTTTCCACTCAGGGAAACCTGCCTCCGTCCATCGGAGTTTGGATTCCCAATTTTATCTATTTGATTATCGCCCTTTATCTGTTGAAAAAAGCGCCGAAATAA
- a CDS encoding glycosyltransferase: MTHFTFVEIIFLSLFLTGLLVQLIFYWGIFSRLAFLKKQPPATTEQPPVSVVIAARNEYHHLKKNLPAILDQKYPDFEVVVVNHASDDETADYLKEMQNRYPHLKVITIERDLNFFHGKKFPLSIGIKSAAHEVLLLTDADCKPASPYWISRMASHYNKQTEIVIAYGPYYPQKGFLNRMIRYDTFFTALQYLSFALAGKPYMGVGRNLSYRKSLFLKNKGFISHYDIASGDDDLFINQVARKENTQVELSPESFVYSEPKHRFSEWFKQKRRHLTTGKKYKLRYKFLLGIFTASMGFYYTGLVGLLFLIDNLIISGILATGILLRLITRIIIYKNLSNRLKEKQILLFSLWWEPFHFILMAMTGFMGFFTKQARWK, translated from the coding sequence ATGACCCACTTTACTTTTGTTGAAATCATCTTTTTATCGTTGTTTTTAACCGGACTTCTCGTCCAGCTTATCTTTTACTGGGGAATTTTTTCACGACTTGCTTTTTTAAAAAAACAACCGCCTGCCACCACAGAACAACCCCCGGTTTCCGTCGTTATTGCTGCCCGTAACGAATACCATCATCTGAAAAAAAACCTGCCGGCAATTCTCGACCAAAAATATCCTGATTTTGAAGTCGTAGTGGTTAACCATGCTTCCGATGACGAAACCGCCGACTACCTGAAAGAGATGCAAAACCGGTATCCGCACCTGAAGGTAATTACCATCGAACGCGACCTGAATTTTTTCCACGGGAAAAAATTCCCGCTGTCCATCGGCATCAAATCGGCGGCCCACGAAGTTTTATTATTGACCGATGCCGACTGCAAACCGGCATCGCCTTACTGGATCAGCCGGATGGCTTCTCATTACAACAAGCAAACAGAAATCGTTATTGCTTACGGACCTTATTATCCGCAAAAAGGGTTTTTGAACCGGATGATCCGCTACGACACCTTTTTCACTGCCTTACAATACCTTTCGTTTGCCCTTGCGGGAAAACCGTACATGGGTGTGGGGCGTAACCTGTCGTACCGCAAGTCACTTTTCCTGAAAAACAAAGGGTTTATTTCGCATTACGATATTGCTTCGGGTGACGACGATTTGTTTATCAATCAGGTAGCCCGGAAAGAAAACACCCAGGTGGAATTGTCCCCCGAATCGTTTGTTTATTCGGAACCCAAACACCGTTTTAGCGAATGGTTTAAACAAAAACGGCGCCACCTGACCACCGGAAAAAAATATAAACTTCGTTATAAGTTTCTGTTGGGAATATTTACTGCCAGTATGGGTTTTTACTATACCGGCCTTGTGGGTTTGCTATTTCTCATAGACAACCTTATCATTTCAGGAATACTTGCAACAGGAATTTTACTGCGTTTGATCACCCGCATTATTATTTATAAAAATTTAAGTAATCGGTTGAAGGAAAAACAAATCTTGTTATTTTCGCTTTGGTGGGAACCCTTTCACTTCATTTTAATGGCAATGACCGGATTTATGGGATTTTTTACGAAACAGGCCCGATGGAAATAA
- a CDS encoding 1,4-dihydroxy-2-naphthoate polyprenyltransferase yields the protein MTTSTQSGFRVWMEAFRLRTLPLALSTIFTGSFLAIADGKARWGVIALALLTTLFLQILSNLANDYGDALKGTDNAQRVGPERTVQSGRISARQMKSAIIVFAMLSFVSGVGLLYVALGDHLITALLFLALGLAAIAAAIKYTTGTHAYGYRGWGDLFVFLFFGLVAVLGTYYLNSLQFHWLLLLPASAMGLLSTGVLNLNNMRDMDNDRASGKHTVASRLGYKKARIYHVVLIVMAWLLALAYVIINFHSGWNFLFVLSLPFFTRDLIQILRTKDKTRLDPFLKRLALSTLLFSILFGVGICL from the coding sequence ATGACAACATCAACCCAAAGCGGTTTTCGTGTGTGGATGGAAGCTTTTCGTCTGCGAACGCTGCCGTTGGCTTTGTCGACAATCTTTACGGGAAGTTTTTTGGCCATAGCGGATGGCAAAGCCCGGTGGGGAGTTATTGCGCTGGCGTTGCTTACCACTTTGTTTTTACAAATTCTTTCGAACCTTGCCAATGATTATGGCGATGCACTGAAAGGCACAGACAATGCCCAACGTGTAGGGCCGGAACGTACGGTGCAAAGTGGCCGGATTTCAGCACGGCAGATGAAATCAGCCATTATTGTTTTTGCCATGCTTTCTTTTGTTTCGGGAGTAGGACTTTTGTATGTGGCACTGGGCGATCATCTGATTACCGCGTTGTTGTTTCTGGCACTCGGACTGGCAGCCATTGCGGCAGCCATAAAATATACTACCGGTACACATGCTTATGGCTACAGAGGATGGGGAGACTTGTTCGTATTTCTTTTTTTTGGTCTGGTAGCTGTACTCGGAACGTATTATCTGAACAGTTTGCAGTTTCACTGGCTGTTGTTGCTGCCCGCTTCGGCTATGGGATTATTGAGCACAGGAGTCTTGAATTTGAACAATATGCGCGATATGGATAACGATCGGGCCTCCGGCAAACATACGGTGGCTTCGCGGTTGGGTTATAAGAAAGCACGTATTTATCATGTGGTATTAATCGTGATGGCCTGGTTACTGGCTTTGGCCTATGTGATCATAAATTTCCATTCGGGCTGGAATTTTCTTTTTGTGTTGTCGTTGCCATTTTTTACTCGTGATCTGATACAGATCCTTCGCACAAAAGACAAAACCCGGCTTGATCCGTTTTTAAAACGACTGGCTCTTTCCACGCTGTTATTTTCTATTCTTTTTGGTGTGGGGATTTGTTTGTAA
- the hutG gene encoding formimidoylglutamase, with product MTDFEHLYKPAQKEIWTGRVDDLHDPDAYRWHQLMQFLDLRKPLQKERKLSFCFLGFKSDEGVKRNLGRPGAKQGPDSIRKQLANLPSYFNSDVNLFDAGNILCENNLEQSQELLAEAVYKLLQAEMFPVLLGGGHEIAFGHYLGLHRFFKERGEPLPAIVNLDAHFDLRPWHNGISSGTMFSQIADMNRKNGEPFRYLVLGIQQSANTKSLFNRANHLGAQYVLCKAMRNKPLEDTFHKIDAFAKGGKTYLTVCTDVFSSAIAPGVSAPQPFGMFPETGLRLIKHVARNTHLVSFDIAEVAPRFDDDEQTAKLASVLIFALLNTLYKPDVNLIL from the coding sequence ATGACCGATTTCGAGCATTTATACAAACCCGCCCAAAAGGAAATATGGACAGGCCGGGTTGATGACCTTCATGATCCGGATGCTTACCGCTGGCACCAGCTGATGCAGTTTTTGGATTTACGGAAACCTTTACAAAAAGAGAGAAAACTCAGTTTTTGTTTTTTAGGATTCAAATCCGATGAAGGTGTAAAACGAAATCTGGGCCGCCCGGGAGCCAAACAAGGACCCGACAGCATTCGCAAACAGCTGGCCAACCTGCCCTCTTATTTTAATTCGGATGTCAACCTTTTTGATGCCGGAAATATTTTATGCGAAAACAATCTGGAACAGTCACAGGAACTGTTGGCAGAAGCGGTTTATAAACTTCTTCAGGCAGAAATGTTTCCGGTGCTCTTAGGCGGCGGTCACGAAATAGCTTTTGGACATTATCTGGGATTGCACCGGTTTTTTAAAGAACGGGGTGAACCTTTACCGGCTATTGTCAACCTGGATGCTCATTTCGATTTACGTCCCTGGCACAACGGAATCAGTTCAGGAACCATGTTCAGCCAAATAGCGGATATGAACCGGAAAAACGGAGAACCATTTCGGTATCTCGTTTTGGGCATTCAGCAATCAGCCAACACCAAAAGTTTGTTCAACCGTGCCAATCACCTGGGAGCACAATATGTTTTATGCAAAGCCATGCGAAACAAACCCCTGGAAGACACTTTTCATAAAATCGATGCTTTTGCCAAAGGGGGAAAGACTTATCTGACCGTTTGCACCGATGTTTTTTCGTCGGCCATCGCACCAGGCGTAAGTGCACCTCAGCCATTTGGAATGTTTCCCGAAACCGGACTCCGGCTCATCAAACATGTAGCAAGAAACACCCATCTGGTAAGTTTCGACATTGCCGAAGTAGCCCCCCGTTTTGACGATGACGAACAAACCGCCAAACTGGCATCGGTGTTAATCTTTGCGCTACTGAATACCCTTTACAAACCGGATGTTAATTTGATTTTGTAA
- the menB gene encoding 1,4-dihydroxy-2-naphthoyl-CoA synthase has protein sequence MSKRKWEKIRDFEEIKFEKWNHIAKITINRPRYYNAFTPTTTTEMAIAMDICREDMTIYTVIFTGEGDKAFCAGGDQNVKGKGGYIGKDGIPRLNVLDVQRKIRSIPKPVIAMVNGYAIGGGHVLHVVCDLTIASENAKFGQTGPKVGSFDAGLGSSYLASIVGQKKAREIWFLNKQYTAQEALEMGLVNKVVPLEKLEDETVEWCLTMHKRSPMALRMIKLGLNAELDGQIGLQEFAGNATLLYYMTDEAQEGKNAFLEKRDPDFHKYPKFP, from the coding sequence ATGAGTAAAAGAAAGTGGGAAAAAATCCGTGATTTTGAAGAGATAAAGTTCGAAAAATGGAACCATATTGCTAAAATTACCATCAATCGTCCGCGGTATTACAATGCTTTTACGCCGACAACAACAACAGAAATGGCGATAGCCATGGACATTTGCCGTGAAGATATGACGATTTATACCGTGATCTTTACCGGTGAGGGGGACAAAGCTTTTTGCGCCGGTGGCGACCAAAATGTCAAAGGCAAAGGTGGTTACATTGGTAAAGACGGCATTCCGCGGTTGAATGTGCTGGATGTTCAGCGTAAAATCCGTTCCATTCCCAAACCGGTAATTGCTATGGTCAACGGTTATGCTATTGGCGGCGGCCATGTGTTGCATGTGGTCTGTGATTTGACGATTGCTTCCGAGAATGCAAAATTTGGTCAAACCGGTCCGAAAGTGGGTAGCTTTGATGCCGGCCTGGGTTCATCTTATCTTGCCAGTATCGTGGGACAGAAAAAAGCCCGCGAAATCTGGTTCCTGAACAAACAATATACGGCACAGGAAGCCCTGGAAATGGGATTGGTGAACAAAGTGGTTCCACTGGAAAAACTGGAAGATGAAACGGTAGAATGGTGCCTGACCATGCACAAACGCAGTCCTATGGCCCTGCGGATGATCAAGTTGGGATTGAATGCCGAACTGGACGGGCAGATTGGTTTACAGGAGTTTGCCGGCAACGCTACCCTGCTTTATTACATGACTGACGAAGCCCAGGAAGGGAAAAATGCTTTTCTTGAAAAGCGTGATCCTGATTTTCATAAATATCCCAAGTTTCCGTAA
- a CDS encoding urocanate hydratase produces MNIKEFQSAILQGIPEKLPDPKPYDPDINHAPVRKDILTTEEKKLALKNALRYFPKEFHKTLAPEFADELKKYGRIYMYRFRPDYDMYARPIDEYPHKSRQAAAIMLMIQNNLDPAVAQHPHELITYGGNGSVFMNWAQYLLTMQYLATMTDEQTLVMYSGHPMGLFPSHKDAPRVVVTNGMVIPNYSSQDDWERFNALGVSQYGQMTAGSYMYIGPQGIVHGTTITVMNAARKTAKNGEDPFAGKLFVSSGLGGMSGAQPKAGDIAGVISVVAEVNPKAAQKRHEQGWVDEIYTNLDELIPRIRKAKAGKEVVSLAYEGNIVDLWERLVEEDIRVDLGSDQTSLHNPWSGGYYPAGLSFEESNRLMAEDPEAFKEKVRASLRRQVAAINQLTAKGMYFFDYGNAFLLEASRAGADIMAKDGINFRYPSYVQDIMGPLFFDYGFGPFRWVCTSGKPEDLALTDEIAANVLETIHANAPQKIKSQLADNIQWIRGAQQNKLVVGSQARILYADAEGRIKIASAFNQAIKNGRISAPIVLGRDHHDVSGTDSPFRETSNIYDGSKFTADMAIQNVIGDAFRGATWVSIHNGGGVGWGEVINGGFGMVLDGSDDAHRRLQAMLYWDVNNGISRRSWARNNGALFAAKRAMEQNPNLRVTLPHLADDKLVNGLF; encoded by the coding sequence ATGAACATAAAGGAATTTCAGTCGGCTATTTTACAGGGGATTCCCGAAAAATTACCCGACCCTAAACCGTATGATCCCGATATCAATCATGCTCCTGTCCGCAAAGACATCCTTACTACGGAAGAAAAAAAGCTGGCGTTGAAAAATGCGCTGCGCTATTTTCCAAAAGAATTTCATAAAACCCTGGCACCGGAATTTGCCGATGAGCTGAAAAAATACGGCCGGATTTATATGTACCGTTTCCGTCCGGATTACGACATGTACGCCCGGCCTATCGACGAATATCCGCACAAAAGCCGGCAGGCTGCAGCCATTATGCTGATGATCCAAAACAACCTGGACCCGGCAGTGGCACAGCACCCGCATGAGTTGATCACTTATGGTGGCAACGGATCCGTTTTTATGAACTGGGCACAATATCTGCTCACCATGCAGTATCTCGCCACCATGACCGACGAACAAACCCTGGTGATGTATTCAGGCCATCCTATGGGACTGTTTCCGTCGCACAAAGACGCTCCGCGGGTAGTGGTCACCAACGGCATGGTCATTCCCAACTACTCGTCACAGGACGACTGGGAACGTTTTAATGCACTGGGCGTAAGCCAGTACGGACAAATGACCGCCGGCTCTTACATGTACATCGGTCCACAGGGCATTGTGCACGGCACCACCATTACCGTAATGAACGCTGCCCGCAAAACAGCCAAAAATGGCGAAGACCCCTTTGCCGGAAAACTTTTTGTTTCTTCCGGACTGGGTGGCATGTCGGGCGCTCAGCCCAAAGCCGGCGACATTGCCGGAGTAATTTCCGTAGTTGCCGAAGTGAACCCCAAAGCAGCACAAAAACGACACGAACAGGGTTGGGTGGACGAAATTTACACCAACCTCGACGAACTGATTCCGCGCATCCGCAAAGCCAAAGCTGGAAAAGAAGTCGTTTCGCTGGCTTATGAAGGAAATATTGTGGACTTGTGGGAAAGACTGGTTGAAGAGGATATCCGGGTAGATCTTGGTTCTGATCAAACTTCATTACACAACCCGTGGTCAGGCGGATATTATCCTGCCGGATTAAGCTTTGAAGAATCGAACCGGCTGATGGCCGAAGATCCGGAAGCTTTTAAAGAAAAAGTACGGGCATCGTTGCGCCGCCAGGTAGCTGCCATCAATCAATTGACAGCAAAGGGAATGTATTTCTTTGATTATGGCAATGCTTTTTTGCTGGAAGCTTCGCGTGCCGGCGCCGACATCATGGCCAAAGACGGTATCAATTTCCGTTACCCATCTTATGTTCAAGATATTATGGGGCCCCTGTTTTTTGATTATGGATTTGGCCCGTTTCGTTGGGTTTGTACTTCCGGCAAGCCGGAAGATTTGGCCCTTACCGACGAAATTGCCGCCAATGTACTTGAAACCATCCACGCCAATGCCCCACAGAAAATTAAAAGCCAATTGGCCGACAATATCCAGTGGATCAGGGGCGCACAGCAAAACAAACTGGTGGTGGGTTCACAAGCCCGTATTCTGTATGCCGATGCTGAAGGACGCATCAAAATTGCATCGGCCTTTAACCAGGCCATCAAAAACGGACGTATTTCGGCACCCATTGTGCTTGGGCGTGACCATCACGATGTTTCCGGAACCGACTCGCCTTTCCGCGAAACTTCCAACATTTACGACGGTTCCAAATTCACGGCAGACATGGCCATTCAAAATGTTATTGGCGATGCTTTCCGTGGCGCCACGTGGGTTTCTATCCACAACGGCGGCGGCGTAGGTTGGGGCGAAGTCATTAACGGCGGATTTGGGATGGTTCTCGATGGCAGCGATGACGCCCATCGCCGGCTGCAGGCCATGCTTTACTGGGATGTCAACAACGGAATCTCCCGCCGTAGTTGGGCTCGTAACAACGGCGCTCTGTTTGCCGCCAAACGAGCCATGGAACAAAATCCCAATTTACGGGTTACCCTTCCCCATCTGGCCGATGACAAGCTGGTGAACGGATTATTTTAA